TTTTTTACTTTCTTCTGAAATTGAACTTAGAATAAAATGAGATAAACCCAATATATGCTCGATAGTTTTTGCACTAGTGCGTCCCGATTCACTTGCTTTATAATCCAAATCTACATCACGTAAACCTTCACTAGCCCAATAATAACGGAATCCAAGAGCATCTATCATTCTTGCTGCTACACTACCTGCTGTGTAATTTTCGGTTGGCTCTTCTAGCTCATAATATGGTAACTCCTGTTCTTGCGCCATGGCTCCTAAATTGATTATTAAAAATGAAATAAGAATTTTAAACTTCATAATTTATTTATTGTGTTTAATATCATCACTTGTATCTAATTCACCATCACTTCCTAAAGATTGTAGTTTAAATTCGGTTCCGTAATTAAGAGATTTATAGTGAAACTCTTGTTTCCATGAATCGAATATTACATTTTGTCTCAACGGATTATTCCTAACAACATCACCAATTTTTTTGGGATATCGACCTATATCTTGTTTTTCTTTTTCTAGTATTTTTGCTAATTCAACTATTTTACTACGTGTAGAATCTTGATTAGAATCTTTAAATAGTAATACCCCTGAAATGAATAATATTAAGGAAATAGGAAAAACGATTAGCATTATTTTTTGAGAAGGATAAAGCATGAACTTTTTAGGAAGTCCATGCTCTTTTTCAAATTTTCGCCGTTTTCTTTTTTTAAACCAAAATTTAATATCTTGAAACCAGAGTAATAAATCGGCTATTAATTCTGCTAGAAGTAGCCACATTTATTTTTTAATATTCCCTGAAGTATTTATTGGGTTAATGCCGTATTTATCGAACAAATAAACCAAAGATGTCATAGTTGCTGCTCCTAATTCTAGTTCGCGTTTGTTAATAGCATCGAAAGTATCGTTACTAGCGTGATGATGATCGAAATAACGTTGAGAATCTGGACGTAAACCTGCCAATACATTAGTTTCGGTTTTTAACGGACCAACATCTGCTCCACTTCCACCCTTTTCAAAATAATGAATTAAGTAAGGTTTAAATAGTGGCTCCCAGCTTAAAACTTGACTAAAACTAGCATCACTACAATCGAAATTAAAACCTCTAGGTGTAAATCCACCAGAATCACTTTCTAAAGCAAATACATGATTTTCATTTTTTTGTTTAGCAACTTCAGCATATTTTTTTCCACCACGTAAGCCATTCTCTTCATTCATAAAAAGCACCACTCTTATGCTACGTTTTGGTGTTATTCCAGATTCTTTTAATAATCGTAAAACATCCATAGATTGTACAACGCCTGCGCCATCATCGTGAGATCCATCGCCTAAATCCCAAGAATCTAAATGACCACCAACGACCATATATTCATCTGGAAATTCACTCCCAGTAATTTGCCCGATAACGTTATAAGATTGCACGTCTTTTAACTGTTTACAACTTTGCTTAAAATAGAATTTAATGTCTTTATTAAGCTGTAACATGGTGCTTAATAAATTAGCATCGTTAGTACTAATGGCTGCTGAAGGAATACGTTCATCGACTGGTAAGTTACCATAAGTCATGCTTCCTGTGTGTGGTAAGTCGTCTTGTCTTAAATTCATAGAACGCACAATTACTGCTACTGCTCCATATTTTGCAGCTTCCACAGCACCACTGTAACGTTGATTTACACAACCACCATAAGCTTCGAAAGTGCTAATTAAATCGGCCTGCATTGGGCGATTGTAAAACACTATTTTACCTTCGACCTCAGCCTTCCCTAAAGCTTCTAATTCTTCAAAGTTTTTAACCTCAACGATATTAGCTTTTAAACCTAAACCTGGCGTAGCTACTGAACCTCCCAAGGCACATATATTTACCGTGTTTGTTTTACCGCGTTCGGTTTCTATAAAAGCATATTCTTTTGCTCCACGTACCCAACGTGGTACCATTACAGGTTGTAACCAAACTTTATCTAATCCTAATTTATCGAGTTCTTCTTTGGTGTAAGCCACTGCTTTCTCTGCTCCTAAAGACCCTGATAAACGACTCCCTATTTGATTTGAAAGGTGATTTAACCACTGGTAACTTTGTCCGTTTGTTAAAGATTGCTTGTAGATGGTTTTAAGTACATCTTCATCACTTTGGGCAACTAAAACAACAGAACTTAAAGCCATTGCAATTGTTAAAACTCTTTTTAATTTTATCATTAGTAATATACTTTGGTTATTAATATGGGTTAGTTTTTTTTTGTTAAAGATAATATTTCATCAAAACCGAGCTTGATTGAAAATTATAACTTTTTGTTAATTAACCAGCCGAAATTGCGTTAACGATTGAACGGCCTGTTTAAGCTCCCCGACCAGCGGAAGGGAGCGAGTAGTGAAAGCGTGTTAAAACGCCCAAAACCTTTTACTCATTAGCTAACTGAGCTTTATAACTCTCTAAATTAGCCTTAATTTTATCGTTTAATTCTGGCTCTGTGATATCGGTATATTTAATTAAATTATCGTGTAAAATTTTCGCGACCAATAAGCGCGCTGTTGGTTTATCGTCGGCAGGAATAGTGTACCAAGGCGCGTGTGACTTAGAGGTTCTATTTATGGCATCTTGATAGCAGTCTTGGTATTTGTCCCACAACTTACGTTCTTTAAGATCATCGGGCGAGAATTTCCAGTTTTTTTCAGGCTTATCTAAACGGCGCAATAATCGGCTTTTTTGCTCTTCTTTAGATAAGTTTAAAAAGAACTTAAATATTATGGTACCGTTATCGGCTAGGTGTTTTTCGAAGTTATTAATTTGCTCGAAACGCTTATCCCAAAAGGCTTCATTTACATCGTCTACGGTTTCTATTCCAGGAATATTTTCACCCAAAATATATTCGGGATGCACTCGAGTTACTAATACATTTTCGTAATGTGTACGGTTGAAAACGCCAAATTTACCACGTTGCGGAAGCACTAAATAATGACGCCATAAATAATCGTGACCACGCTCCAAATCTGTTGGCACTTTAAAACTATGGCACTCGATACCGCGCACATTAAATTCCTTAAAAACTTCGCGCACCAAACTATCTTTCCCAGAGGTATCCATCCCTTGTAAACACACTAAAACAGCATGTTTATCGTGAGCATACATAATGTTTTGCCACTCACCTAATTTTTTACGAATGCTTTTTAATTCACTTTTAGCATCGTCTATTACCAATTTTGTTTCGGAGTTTTTAAGGGAAATATTTGATGTTACTTTGAATTTATCTATTTCAATATTTTTCATATGATAGTATTGCGGAAATTAATTTGTATAAATATAATAAAGAATTTATAAAACCACTTACTAACCTAAATTAGAAATGGTGAACTGCTCGAATTTTAAGGACAAAACCAAGTATTATCTGTGTTTTCGACAAACTACACCCTCGAGCAAATTGTTTTTAATACTTTAGCCCATCCAAATCCCTATTAATACCTACTTATTATGAAAACCTTTTTACTCCTACCTATTTTATTTTTAACCTACGCCATGCAGGGCCAAGGAAATTGCGAAGATGCAAGTGCTTACCTAATTAATTCTTACTCGCATGTTAAGGATGCTTACGACTCTAACAATATTAGCCATTTACAATACTATTCGAACCGCTCGGTAGAATCTATAAAACTATCTAAGCAAAATTTAGCAGATTGTAATTGTAAAAAAGCCCTTGATTTGGCTAATCAGGTTTCAGATTTATTAGTTCAGGTAGAATCTGCAACGACTAATGAAGATGGCCGGTTTTATGTAAAACGCGCCAGAGATTTAAGTAAACAGAGTGTTATTGAAATTGACAAATGTGCCTACAACAATGCTAATAATATTGAAGTTGAAGAAACCCCAACCGAAAATAATGCCTTAGCCAATTTACAAAAAGAACAAGAGCAATTAAAGCAACAACAAGCGGCTTTAAAACTTAAAGAACAAGAAATAAAACAGAAGTTAGCCGAACAACAAACGGAAGCTTTGGCTTTAGAAAAGAAACAACTTATAGGCAAATACAAACTAGCAATTAGCTCTACAGTTAAAACTTATAATGAAAGTTTAAAACTGTGTAACAACAGTAATACGTTAACAGCTACAGATACAGATGTATCTCAAGAAAGCTTGGAAACTATTAAGGCGCACTATATTTCGAGCTTAAAAAAATTAGCTTCAGATTATGTTACGCAGTTAGATTTGTGCGTCAACTAAACCGGTTACTCCAAACTTAAAAACACAGCGCTTCGAATTTATTTTTGAAGCGTTTTTTTATAGTATGAATTAAAATATTTTAGAACTAAATAGATTTAATATATTCTAATCAGTTATAGAATATATTTGGTTCGAGCCGTAAAAAATAATACTATTGTATAAGCGCAAAACATATTAACCAACAAATACCCCAAAAGCATGTTTACTCAGAAATTTAAATGGCCTGTTTGCATCTTAATGTTTCTATTTTCTATATCGTTGTTTTCACAAGGATTAATGCAAGAAAAACACAATTTCACACGACAAGACACACTACGCGGAAGCATAACTCCTGAGCGCGAATGGTGGGATTTAACCTATTATCACTTAGACATAAAAGTAGACCCAGACAATAAATTTATCTCTGGAAAAAACACCATTCAATACAAAGTATTGAAAGCCGATTCTGTAATGCAAATTGATTTACAATCGCCTTTAAAAATAACGAAAGTTGTTCAAGATAACATTGAACTCGATGTTAAACATGATGGCAATGCGCACTTTATTAAACTTCAAGAAAACCAAGCTTTAAATACTGTGAAAAGTTTAGATGTATATTATGAAGGTAACCCAAAAGAAGCGGTTAACGCACCTTGGGATGGCGGAATTTCTTGGAAAAAAGACTCGAATGGAAATGATTTTATTGCATCATCTTGTCAAGGTTTAGGCGCTAGCGTTTGGTGGCCATGTAAAGATCATATGTATGATGAAGTAGACAGTATGCTTATTAGCGTTAACGTGCCAAAATATTTAATGAATGTATCGAACGGAAGGCTGAGACTTGTAGAACGTATTGGAGATACCCAAACTTATAGTTGGTTTGTAAAAAACCCTATTAATAACTACGGTGTAAATATCAACATTGGCGATTATGCTCATTTTTCTGAAGTTTATGATGGTCAAGGTGGAAATTTAGACATGGATTATTATGTTTTAAAAGATAACCTAGAAAAAGCCAAAGAACAATTTAAAGACGCTCCAAAAATGATGAAAGCGTTTGAACATTGGTTTGGACAATATCCTTTTTATGTGGACGGCTACAAACTAGTAGAAGTACCTTATTTAGGTATGGAACACCAAAGCTCGGTTACTTATGGCAACCAATACAAACCAGGATATTTAGGTCGTGATTTATCGGGAACAGGTTGGGGCTTAAAATTCGATTATATAATTATCCACGAATCTGGTCATGAATGGTTTGCTAATAACATCACTAACGTAGACATTGCGGACATGTGGATTCATGAGAGTTTTACAACTTATTCTGAAAATCTATTTTTAGACTATTACTATGGAAAACAAGCTTCTTCGGAATATGTAATTGGCACAAGAAAAAGCATTAAAAATGACCGCCCAATTATTGGAAATTACTATGTTAACCACGAAGGTTCTAGCGATATGTATTTTAAAGGCGCTAATATTTTACACACTTTACGTCAACTTATTGAAGACGATGAAAAATGGAGACAAATATTACGTAAAATGAACGTAACATTCTATCACCAAACAGTAACTACCAAGCAAATTGAAGATTATTTATCTGAAGAATCAGGCATTAATTTAACAGCATTTTTCAATCAATATTTAAGATCTGTAAAAATCCCTACTTTAGAATATTCCATTAACAAGAAAGCACTAAAGTATAGATGGACAAACATTGTTACTGATTTTGATATGCCTCTTGAAGTTAAAATAAATGATGAAAATGTTTGGTTAAAACCAACTTCTGAATGGAAAACATTAGACTTTAACTCAAACATTTCAACCTTAGATGTTGATATTGATTTTTATGTTGAATCAAAGAAAATATAATGCCTTTGGAAACTCCGGAATTTTATTTTAAAACAGACACCACTTGGCGCGAATGGCTACATGAAAACCATAAAGATTTTAAAGGCGTTTATTTGATTTTTTATAAAGTTGAAAATGAAGAAGCCTCCATGCGTTGGGAAGAAGCCGTAAAAGTTGCCATTTGCTATGGCTGGATAGATTCTACAGTAAAAAGCTTGGGAGATGGAAAACGCAGGCAATATTACTCTCCAAGAAACCAAAAAAGCGTTTGGAGCGCCTTAAATAAAAAGTATATTAAAACGCTTACTACAGAAGGTTTAATGCACCAATCTGGTTTAGATATTATAAATATTGGTAAACAAAACGGCAGCTGGACAGCACTTGATTCTGTTGAAAAAGGCATAATACCAGACGCTTTAAAAAAGGCCTTTGATGAAAACCCTGAAGCTTTTAAAAATTACCAAAACTTTGCACCTTCATATAAAAAGCATTATTTATTTTGGTTAAACAGTGCTAAACGGGAGGCTACAAAAACAAAGCGCATAACCGAAATTATTCGATTATGCGCTAATAATATCAAAAGTAGAGATACCTGGTAAATAAAGAATTTCTATTAATAAAACAGATTGGATTCCATGGTGTTTTGACTGATAGAACTTGTAAATACTTGCAACATACGCTTTGCAATACCTGTCCATCCAAAATTACGTCTAGCAAAACGAGCACCTTCCACAGATAGCTCATTTCGCATTTTAGGATACAATAAAGGCATGGCCATCATAGCTCCAAATTCTGTAGGTCTATGTGGATCTGCAAATAATGCTTGATTTCCAAAATCTATTAAATCGTATAAGCCACCATGCACAGTTACCACACTTGGTGTTCCACAAGCCATAGCCTCAATGGCTACCATTCCAAAAGGTTCATAACGTGAAGGCATTACAAAAATATTAGCTGCGCGATAAACGTTAGCTAAGTCTTCATCAGCGATATAATTTTTCCATGTTATTCTATCTAAAACCCCTAATTCCTTTGCTAGTTTTTTTAAACCTGCAACACCTTTATCATCCTGCTCAGACTGGTCACCACCAATGGCTGCGACTAATCGTGCTTCCGGACAAAGCTCAAAAACTGTTGGGAGTGCTCTAATTAATAAATCGTAACCCTTATTATGCGCCATTCTACCTAAAGCAAGAATATCTGTAGGTTGTATATCGTATTTTGCCCTAATTTTATCATTCTCTTTGGAAGGCACTGGATAAAAACGATTTTCGTCAATACCAGGAGGAATCATGGTGCAATTTTTAGACAGCACATCGTATTGTTGAGTCAATAAATCGACTTGAGGCAAAGTAGTTGCCACAATATGGTTGCACATTTGGTAAACAAAATATTCCTTTCTAATACGCTCTTTAAAACGGTAGGTCTTTTCCATTTCCTTTTCTTCCATATCACTCCCCATGCTGTGCTGTTTCCACCAACCTAAAGAATGTGGCGTATGCACGTGAGATATACCTAATTCTTCAGCTATTTTTTGGCCTGCCCAACCGGCATCCCAGTAATGGGAATAAACCACATCATATTTTTTATTCTCTTTTTTTATTGCCGCTAAAGTATTTGTTACAAAAGCTTTAAGATGGTCGTGCATATCTTCTTTCCTAATGAATTTTTTACCTCCAAAAGGAATTCGCCAAACACTATAATTTTCATGAACATTATCGTACTCTGGTTGATCTTCGAATTGACGTGTTACCAAATCTACTCGCTTACCTAAACGACTAAAACGTTCTGCAAGTTCTAAAACATAAACTACTTGCCCTCCTGTATCAGGCTTACCAAGTTCTGGATTTGCTCCTACATATCCATGTAAAGAGATCATTAATATTGATTTCATAGTTTTATAGTTTGTTAAATTATTTCTTAATTATTTTTAAATCATGACAAGCTGAAATGTACTGAGCAGCAGACCAAGCTTGATAGGCTTTCCCCATGGCTTTTCCGGTAATACCGTGTGCCCATTCATTAAACTCCCACTCATCATTTAAACCTTCCTTATTTATTAAGGCCAGTTTATGCAACTCAGAAATAGCCATATCTCTAAAACCAAGCTTCCCAATAAATTTCACCCAAAAACCACCTACAAAAGGCCAAATACCGCCGTTGTGATAGTGGTTTGGTAAATTCAATAAATTAACGGTATAATAAGGTTTCCAATCGGGATCTCCTGGAGTTACAACCGGATACACATTAGATACCGGAAAAGGATCGTTAACACCTACGCCTAACATAAATTTAAAGGTTTGATGTGCTTTTTCGGCATCGACTGTACCAAACAAAAAGGCGAGCACATTTCCGAAAACATCACAACGCCAACTAAAATCGAATGGTGTGGTTTGCTGAATTAAATAAGGCGTATCACCTAGTGTAAATTGACGCTCTGCGAATGATACCGTTTGAAATAATTTTTGCTGTGTAGATGGCCAGAAATTCTGTAAAATTTCCTTTTTAATAACCTGAGACCATCGAATGTATTCTCCAGCTTCATCATAATCGCCGAGCATTTCTAACATTCTACCAAAGCACACATTAGAACGGTACCAAAGAATTTCATCATATAAAATATTATAACTTCCACCGAATAAATCCGTCCAATCTCCAGCTTCAGGAATTTCTAATAAAGCATCATTATTACTATCGTGCGCACCAAGCCAGCGCATGGTTTCCTTAATATCCCCAATATATTTACGTAAAAACTTAATATCTTTTGTAACGTTTACATATTCGTAAAATGCAATTACAACCCATATGCCGCTATCTATAGAGCAAATCCCACCTACTCCAGAATAATCGGGTTGATTGTCTTTTAAACGTACGTTAGAAGGGATTTGCCCGTTTCTCGAGCTATTCTCTATTAATGTTACTAAAGTCTGCCGCTGACATTTATGTATCTCTTCATCATCAACTAAAGACAATGAACCAATTACTGTAATAGCGCCATCTCTGGCCCAAACACTATGGTAGTTTTCATCGGTTCCATGGGTAATATTATCTTCAATAGAGCATGCTGAAAACCCGAGAGGTGTTATATTTTTCTTTAAAGCAATAATAGCTTTCTCGTAACCTTCTAAAATAAGG
The window above is part of the Algibacter sp. L3A6 genome. Proteins encoded here:
- a CDS encoding HAD-IIB family hydrolase, which encodes MEKPNSEIQHDINLLSFDIDNTLIDFNTHKSNFRKVWKKHKPKQDVLLAYNTGRLVDDVIHLIEKGTLPEPDYIISGVGTHIYDYNKKCVVKEFNDVLDDGWDLKLVEDIIQNIDGPINEQPSKYQHDYKRSYYFHNATEAVITEIENTFVRANMDINVVYSQEQFLDILPKWANKGNALQWLLRKLNLKASNALVAGDSGNDSAMFDMEDIKGIVVANAHEELYKYTKYRQIYHAEKDCGDGVIEGLVYYGILPEEAIVSSNTDHTEDYIIQQELNSIASEDDKEKLDLILEGYEKAIIALKKNITPLGFSACSIEDNITHGTDENYHSVWARDGAITVIGSLSLVDDEEIHKCQRQTLVTLIENSSRNGQIPSNVRLKDNQPDYSGVGGICSIDSGIWVVIAFYEYVNVTKDIKFLRKYIGDIKETMRWLGAHDSNNDALLEIPEAGDWTDLFGGSYNILYDEILWYRSNVCFGRMLEMLGDYDEAGEYIRWSQVIKKEILQNFWPSTQQKLFQTVSFAERQFTLGDTPYLIQQTTPFDFSWRCDVFGNVLAFLFGTVDAEKAHQTFKFMLGVGVNDPFPVSNVYPVVTPGDPDWKPYYTVNLLNLPNHYHNGGIWPFVGGFWVKFIGKLGFRDMAISELHKLALINKEGLNDEWEFNEWAHGITGKAMGKAYQAWSAAQYISACHDLKIIKK
- a CDS encoding PPK2 family polyphosphate kinase; the encoded protein is MKNIEIDKFKVTSNISLKNSETKLVIDDAKSELKSIRKKLGEWQNIMYAHDKHAVLVCLQGMDTSGKDSLVREVFKEFNVRGIECHSFKVPTDLERGHDYLWRHYLVLPQRGKFGVFNRTHYENVLVTRVHPEYILGENIPGIETVDDVNEAFWDKRFEQINNFEKHLADNGTIIFKFFLNLSKEEQKSRLLRRLDKPEKNWKFSPDDLKERKLWDKYQDCYQDAINRTSKSHAPWYTIPADDKPTARLLVAKILHDNLIKYTDITEPELNDKIKANLESYKAQLANE
- a CDS encoding type II secretion system protein GspG produces the protein MWLLLAELIADLLLWFQDIKFWFKKRKRRKFEKEHGLPKKFMLYPSQKIMLIVFPISLILFISGVLLFKDSNQDSTRSKIVELAKILEKEKQDIGRYPKKIGDVVRNNPLRQNVIFDSWKQEFHYKSLNYGTEFKLQSLGSDGELDTSDDIKHNK
- a CDS encoding M1 family metallopeptidase, with protein sequence MQEKHNFTRQDTLRGSITPEREWWDLTYYHLDIKVDPDNKFISGKNTIQYKVLKADSVMQIDLQSPLKITKVVQDNIELDVKHDGNAHFIKLQENQALNTVKSLDVYYEGNPKEAVNAPWDGGISWKKDSNGNDFIASSCQGLGASVWWPCKDHMYDEVDSMLISVNVPKYLMNVSNGRLRLVERIGDTQTYSWFVKNPINNYGVNINIGDYAHFSEVYDGQGGNLDMDYYVLKDNLEKAKEQFKDAPKMMKAFEHWFGQYPFYVDGYKLVEVPYLGMEHQSSVTYGNQYKPGYLGRDLSGTGWGLKFDYIIIHESGHEWFANNITNVDIADMWIHESFTTYSENLFLDYYYGKQASSEYVIGTRKSIKNDRPIIGNYYVNHEGSSDMYFKGANILHTLRQLIEDDEKWRQILRKMNVTFYHQTVTTKQIEDYLSEESGINLTAFFNQYLRSVKIPTLEYSINKKALKYRWTNIVTDFDMPLEVKINDENVWLKPTSEWKTLDFNSNISTLDVDIDFYVESKKI
- a CDS encoding M20/M25/M40 family metallo-hydrolase, whose protein sequence is MIKLKRVLTIAMALSSVVLVAQSDEDVLKTIYKQSLTNGQSYQWLNHLSNQIGSRLSGSLGAEKAVAYTKEELDKLGLDKVWLQPVMVPRWVRGAKEYAFIETERGKTNTVNICALGGSVATPGLGLKANIVEVKNFEELEALGKAEVEGKIVFYNRPMQADLISTFEAYGGCVNQRYSGAVEAAKYGAVAVIVRSMNLRQDDLPHTGSMTYGNLPVDERIPSAAISTNDANLLSTMLQLNKDIKFYFKQSCKQLKDVQSYNVIGQITGSEFPDEYMVVGGHLDSWDLGDGSHDDGAGVVQSMDVLRLLKESGITPKRSIRVVLFMNEENGLRGGKKYAEVAKQKNENHVFALESDSGGFTPRGFNFDCSDASFSQVLSWEPLFKPYLIHYFEKGGSGADVGPLKTETNVLAGLRPDSQRYFDHHHASNDTFDAINKRELELGAATMTSLVYLFDKYGINPINTSGNIKK
- a CDS encoding glycosyltransferase, with the protein product MKSILMISLHGYVGANPELGKPDTGGQVVYVLELAERFSRLGKRVDLVTRQFEDQPEYDNVHENYSVWRIPFGGKKFIRKEDMHDHLKAFVTNTLAAIKKENKKYDVVYSHYWDAGWAGQKIAEELGISHVHTPHSLGWWKQHSMGSDMEEKEMEKTYRFKERIRKEYFVYQMCNHIVATTLPQVDLLTQQYDVLSKNCTMIPPGIDENRFYPVPSKENDKIRAKYDIQPTDILALGRMAHNKGYDLLIRALPTVFELCPEARLVAAIGGDQSEQDDKGVAGLKKLAKELGVLDRITWKNYIADEDLANVYRAANIFVMPSRYEPFGMVAIEAMACGTPSVVTVHGGLYDLIDFGNQALFADPHRPTEFGAMMAMPLLYPKMRNELSVEGARFARRNFGWTGIAKRMLQVFTSSISQNTMESNLFY
- a CDS encoding YdeI/OmpD-associated family protein — its product is MPLETPEFYFKTDTTWREWLHENHKDFKGVYLIFYKVENEEASMRWEEAVKVAICYGWIDSTVKSLGDGKRRQYYSPRNQKSVWSALNKKYIKTLTTEGLMHQSGLDIINIGKQNGSWTALDSVEKGIIPDALKKAFDENPEAFKNYQNFAPSYKKHYLFWLNSAKREATKTKRITEIIRLCANNIKSRDTW